From a region of the Daphnia magna isolate NIES linkage group LG1, ASM2063170v1.1, whole genome shotgun sequence genome:
- the LOC116936098 gene encoding uncharacterized protein LOC116936098, which produces MPVGTISHRIYTIRKDQKVLFVYCDFSLGQDVGETYVGYVDVKSQPVQFYVQKSANFTATTANAELFPFEIVKLNEGNAMDAQKGIFKAPKSGIYVFDFAAVDLPGGTDLVVNIHKNDELVASGGPVGSANHGTVAIPSMLQLTVDDTIKITISTLNGMLYSDPLRPMTHFTGFLLEEDIFA; this is translated from the exons ATGCCTGTTGGAACGATATCGCATAGGATATATACGATACGCAAGGATCAAAAAGTCTTGTTCGTCTACTGCGATTTCTCGTTAG GACAAGATGTAGGGGAGACTTATGTTGGTTACGTCGACGTCAAATCACAACCCGTCCAATTTTATGTCCAAAAATCGGCAAATTTTACCGCAACAACTGCCAATGCAGAACTCTTCCCTTTCGAAATAGTCAAACTAAATGAAGGAAATGCCATGGATGCGCAAAAGGGAATATTTAAAGCCCCTAAATCTGGCATCTATGTTTTCGATTTCGCAGCAGTCGATCTGCCCGGTGGCACCGATTTAGTCGTCAACATTCACAAGAATGATGAGCTGGTCGCATCCGGAGGTCCTGTAGGTTCTGCTAATCATGGAACAGTGGCCATTCCGTCCATGTTGCAATTAACTGTCGACGATACCATCAAAATAACTATCTCCACGCTAAACGGAATGCTTTATAGCGACCCTCTGCGCCCAATGACCCATTTCACAGGATTTTTGCTGGAGGAAGACATTTTTGCATGA
- the LOC116921404 gene encoding uncharacterized protein LOC116921404 produces the protein MPSCLTYVVLVVCWLSITGASSAIHPPESVQRSPTTETLLMAKFDEMDAKLRDQELRLQNHASQIVSLREEIQRLESILHNNNLKSQNKAVFSPRTCQEALDSGLPEFSQSGMYWIDPDGVGIGDGSIYVYCDMTTGITAVGHDSESTITIPKCPDAGCYSRPIVYSNSTIRQLKALTEISAECYQSIQVNCIGGPFTVEDIDYAWWNDIEDKQQNFWSGSDETAHICQCAIDGNCILPELPCNCDANVAVPLSDNGEITLKRVLPVTRLNFGHTSYVGGSHTLGKLECVGKSAEANVPTSCLDLWRTGYLLNGLYSIRRDQKVVFVYCDFSLGQDVRETYVGYVDVKSQPVQFYVQKTANFTATTANAELSPFEMVKLNEGGAMNEQTGIFKAPKSGIYVFDFAAVDLAGGTDLVVNIHKNDELVASGGPVGSANHGTVAIPSMLQLTVDDTIKITISTLNGMLYSDPLRPMTHFTGFLLEEDIFA, from the exons ATGCCGTCGTGTTTGACGTACGTTGTGCTTGTCGTCTGCTGGTTGTCCATCACCGGTGCCAGTTCTGCAATTCATCCACCGGAATCCGTCCAACGCAGCCCGACCACG GAGACGCTGCTAATGGCCAAGTTTGATGAAATGGATGCAAAACTTCGAGATCAAGAACTCCGATTGCAAAATCATGCCAGTCAGATAGTTTCGCTACGGGAGGAAATCCAGCGACTTGAATCCATTTTGCataacaataatttaaaatctCAGAATAAAGCCGTTTTCTCTCCGAGGACATGTCAAGAAGCACTTGACAGCGGCCTGCCGGAATTCAGCCAATCTGGCATGTATTGGATTGATCCGGACGGCGTAGGAATCGGCGATGGATCCATTTACGTCTACTGCGATATGACAACAG GAATAACGGCCGTGGGGCACGATAGCGAATCAACCATTACCATTCCGAAATGTCCCGATGCCGGCTGCTATTCAAGGCCGATCGTGTATTCGAATTCAACCATCCGGCAGTTGAAAGCGTTGACCGAGATTTCAGCCGAATGTTACCAATCCATTCAA GTGAATTGTATAGGAGGACCTTTCACGGTGGAAGACATTGATTATGCCTGGTGGAACGATATCGAGGACAAGCAGCAAAATTTCTGGTCGGGTTCTGATGAGACCGCACACATTTGCCAATGTGCTATAGACGGCAATTGCATCCTGCCCGAGCTGCCATGCAACTGTGATGCCAATGTGGCCGTCCCTCTCTCAGACAACG GAGAAATCACCTTGAAGCGAGTGCTGCCTGTGACGCGCCTCAATTTCGGACACACCAGCTACGTAGGAGGCAGCCACACCCTCGGCAAGTTGGAGTGCGTCGGCAAATCGGCGGAGGCCAACGTACCAACCTCGTGTCTGGACCTCTGGCGAACTGGTTATCTTCTAAATGGGCTGTACTCTATACGCAGGGATCAAAAAGTCGTGTTCGTCTACTGCGATTTCTCGTTAG GCCAAGATGTAAGGGAGACTTATGTTGGTTACGTCGACGTCAAATCGCAACCCGTCCAATTTTATGTCCAAAAAACGGCAAATTTTACCGCAACAACTGCCAATGCAGAACTCTCCCCTTTCGAAATGGTGAAACTTAATGAAGGAGGCGCCATGAATGAGCAAACGGGAATATTTAAAGCCCCTAAATCTGGCATCTATGTTTTCGATTTCGCAGCAGTCGATCTGGCCGGTGGCACCGATTTAGTCGTCAACATTCACAAGAATGATGAGCTGGTCGCATCCGGAGGTCCTGTAGGTTCTGCTAATCATGGAACAGTGGCCATTCCGTCCATGTTGCAATTAACTGTCGACGATACCATCAAAATAACTATCTCCACGCTAAACGGAATGCTTTATAGCGACCCTCTGCGCCCAATGACCCATTTCACAGGATTTTTGCTGGAGGAAGACATTTTTGCATGA
- the LOC116921398 gene encoding uncharacterized protein LOC116921398, translated as MDEELLPAAMAPITVVPSNNYSSTAPSSPSIYPNLQPEMAAEEPSAGRRGNPSPIANRPQEMIVEEVLSNNGQLMNQATSSYLSGNVNYNGGNVTFHSAPHRPKNNRRKSRKLTLTQVCSDEAALKSPKIIHHHPPEPTSPPPMKPIDPDRISNNSSLIGFDSDNSATSASTLSSSSSLKSGPERKINRIFSMLQSMQQTFIQQQQPQQQQQQQQQQQQQQQTKQKNVEPIYEQPNQSSGSMASGIDTIQANDRRGQQLRMDLQQSSASAPPRQLLYGLGRSQDSLMTSRISGPQVNKIYMAPNVGGANANNKGPIYASWNGSQCSGYTCTTMTSDGASPPLTHAMPFHKDGWTSLFIVGSSTYAQLLVVICIVAALSEVVTHNVSFIYFETFFAFLYTVSIVFFLYVFGYLLRSKRRREEKKRLRKLSRWRESNMANPTTTTGEDETSDYDAVRNPESSVSVENEIVSAPTPLRRFFNQFSNERRRFSRTDPVDMDDSSKGVSQNPHPSSRKSSATKQWMPQNFSLGGGSSPNEIVSYSTMNSNSDIVTNTSGVANGRKARKTKVSDSEHSHGSLFLRAGAVAFGLGTMIYDGLEFGAFLEVPPDSPCFALLRGINPLLHAAFVFFQMYFIFVSARLNIHKFKVIARFGLMHCVATNICVWIRTLVRESLKEINGHYHYYDKLAKSQQLQQSQPVADGYESVSNAFLHHIVEAVAAAAGSDESFEGGNSAIFDIVNETLGDALIGAATSAAPTVGAVKSKKEISLWELTGNVSCGRRIFLGNIIMDAAPFLYPFLIEYSLIGAAVLYVIWEHIGLNPKYKTEENNRGIKEESIWNSKTRQLRVDCVGASKGLFIGLFFLTASLLCLVLFFIFVPMPQFKRLGLILGDAAHCTLLLVSIFAMALGAYRARHLHFHSEHMEELGSILLRISALGIFTYSAFSMIAGALGSSTEEPPTLVFINGLLSVIEVTVQTIFISDMSRRSVNTAEQDLEKPGRQSVTFLLITNLTLWLVYTFEMQKVEANPVQLSFYGFLPWTIVQRISLPLCIFYRFHSAMVYAEIWKNSYRYHGPMDETMAPGGSEMN; from the exons ATGGACGAAGAATTATTGCCGGCCGCGATGGCGCCCATCACCGTAGTTCCTAGCAACAATTATTCGTCAACGGCACCGTCAAGTCCATCCATTTATCCGAACCTGCAGCCAGAAATGGCGGCCGAAGAGCCATCGGCTGGACGACGGGGCAATCCATCTCCGATTGCGAACCGACCGCAGGAAATGATTGTCGAAGAAGTGCTTTCAAATAATGGCCAATTGATGAATCAAGCGACCAGTAGCTATCTGAGTGGTAACGTCAATTACAATGGGGGCAACGTCACATTCCATTCGGCGCCACATCGACCTAAAAACAACCGCAGAAAGTCACGTAAATTGACGTTAACTCAAGTCTGTTCGGACGAAGCTGCTTTGAAATCACCGAAAATCATCCACCATCATCCGCCGGAACCGACGTCGCCGCCGCCGATGAAGCCCATCGATCCGGATCGCATTTCCAATAATTCCAGTTTAATTGGGTTCGATTCGGACAATTCAGCCACTTCGGCATCGACTTTGTCTTCATCGTCTTCGCTCAAATCGGGACCCGAACGTAAAATCAACCGAATCTTTTCCATGTTGCAATCGATGCAGCAAACGTTCATACAACAGCAACaaccacaacaacagcagcaacaacagcagcagcagcagcagcagcaacaaacgaAACAGAAAAACGTAGAACCAATTTACGAACAGCCAAATCAATCGTCGGGCAGTATGGCTTCCGGTATCGATACGATCCAGGCAAACGATCGTCGAGGTCAACAGCTGCGCATGGATTTGCAGCAATCGTCCGCTTCCGCTCCGCCCAGGCAACTGCTGTACGGTCTGGGCAGAAGTCAAGATTCTTTAATGACTTCACGAATATCTGGCCCGCAAGTCAATAAGATTTACATGGCGCCAAACGTTGGTGGTGCAAACGCCAACAACAAAGGACCCATTTACGCCAGTTGGAATGGCTCGCAATGTTCGGGATATACGTGCACGACCATGACGAGTGACGGAGCATCACCACCGCTAACGCACGCCATGCCTTTCCACAAAGACGGATG GACGTCGCTTTTCATCGTCGGCAGCTCGACTTACGCCCAACTGCTGGTCGTCATTTGCATTGTGGCTGCCCTGTCTGAAGTCGTCACTCACAACGTTTCGTTCATTTACTTCGAG ACTTTCTTCGCCTTTTTATACACCGTATCGATCGTGTTCTTCCTGTACGTGTTCGGCTATTTATTGCGATCGAAAAGACGCCGAGAGGAGAAGAAACGGCTGAGGAAATTAAGCCGATGGAGGGAGTCGAACATGGCCAATCCGACGACGACCACCGGCGAAGATGAAACGAGTGATTACGACGCTGTGCGCAATCCGGAATCCAGCGTGTCGGTCGAGAATGAAATCGTCTCTGCACCGACGCCTTTACGTCGATTCTTCAATCAATTCAGCAACGAGCGCAGGAGATTCAGTCGAACAGATCCAGTCGACATGGATGACTCGTCGAAAGGCGTCAGCCAGAATCCGCATCCATCGTCACGCAAAAGCAGCGCCACCAAGCAATGGATGCCGCAGAACTTCAGCCTGGGCGGAGGAAGTTCGCCCAACGAGATCGTCTCCTACAGCACGATGAATAGTAACAGCGACATTGTCACAAACACCAGTGGCGTGGCCAACGGTCGGAAGGCGAGGAAAACTAAAGTCTCCGATAGTGAGCACAGCCATGGAAGTCTGTTCTTAAGGGCCGGCGCTGTGGCTTTCGGGCTGGGCACTATGATTTATGACGGGCTGGAATTCGGCGCCTTTCTCGAAGTGCCGCCCGATTCGCCTTGTTTCGCTTTGCTGCGTGGCATCAATCCGCTTCTGCACGCAGCCTTCGTCTTCTTCCAAATGTATTTCATCTTCGTGTCGGCCAGG CTCAATATTCACAAATTCAAAGTGATTGCTCGTTTTGGATTGATGCACTGCGTTGCCACCAACATTTGCGTTTGGATCCGGACGTTGGTCAGAGAATCGTTGAAAGAAATCAACGGTCATTATCATTATTACGATAAACTTGCCAAGAGCCAACAATTGCAGCAAAGCCAACCGGTGGCCGATGGCTATGAATCCGTTTCCAACGCATTCCTACATCACATTGTCGAGGCTGTAGCCGCCGCGGCCGGAAGCGATGAAAGTTTTGAAGGAGGAAATTCGGCCATTTTTGATATAG TGAATGAAACTTTGGGCGATGCGCTCATCGGCGCTGCAACTTCAGCCGCACCGACTGTTGGGGCCGTTAagagcaaaaaagaaattagttTGTGGGAATTGACGGGCAATGTCTCGTGTGGCCGTCGCATTTTCCTGGGCAACATCATCATGGACGCTGCCCCATTCCTCTACCCTTTCCTCATTGAATATTCGCTCATTGGTGCTGCAGTTCTCTACGTCATTTGGGAACACATCGGACTCAACCCAAA GTACAAGACGGAAGAGAACAACCGAGGCATAAAAGAAGAATCGATTTGGAACAGCAAAACTCGTCAATTGAGGGTCGATTGTGTTGGAGCTTCCAAAGGACTTTTCATCGGCCTCTTTTTCCTGACGGCTTCGCTCCTCTGTCTCgttttattcttcattttcgtGCCCATGCCGCAATTCAAACGACTGGGACTCATCCTGGGCGACGCGGCTCATTGCACTTTGCTTCTCGTTTCCATCTTCGCCATGGCGTTAGGCGCCTACAG AGCCCGGCATCTTCATTTTCATTCGGAGCACATGGAAGAGCTGGGCAGCATTTTGTTACGGATTTCTGCCTTGGGCATTTTTACTTATTCGGCATTTTCAATGATCGCCGGAGCGCTGGGCAGTTCAACGGAAGAACCGCCCACTTTAGTGTTCATCAACGGCCTGTTGTCCGTCATTGAAGTGACGGTACAGACGATTTTCATCTCGGACATGTCGAGACGGAGTGTCAACACAGCCGAGCAGGATTTGGAGAAGCCGGGCAGACAATCGGTCACTTTCTTGTTGATCACCAACTTGACGTTGTGGCTGGTCTACACTTTTGAAATGCAAAAGGTCGAAGCCAATCCGGTCCAGCTGAGTTTTTACGGTTTCTTGCCGTGGACCATCGTGCAGCGCATTTCTCTTCCGCTGTGCATCTTTTATCGATTTCATTCGGCCATGGTGTACGCAGAAATTTGGAAAAACTCCTATCGATATCACGGACCTATGGACGAAACGATGGCACCCGGTGGATCTGAAATGAATTAA
- the LOC116921395 gene encoding uncharacterized protein LOC116921395 isoform X2, whose translation MTDAEQPKPAEDFFFKGKRLDCKNKIFGKGFFLFDGYWKENENAGAEKERVKSKTSNLKKETAIRRIKNEDCLDGWKDVADKLVKGNLNHNNILRVFGYEEDVANGWRYFALEPYSATLYEYCNGRYNGPMPNESQVLYQITNGVSYLHLNAIVHGDLNPLNVVITAQSRPVRMKISDFGLSKFSYSKQLLEKGEIFNSGRKLCLRKYWTLSEETDSLEGIEDATEDVIAAGCILFYYLTRGDHLFGYVKRINPLETLFGLNLFGDDLILESILINLKEKNPVYLKRLGENHFAYEPIKNMINPPGKGFNWLHIANEKFKEALSLQVNTNKLLRSGPFGQVFEGKFNGDPVAVKQMPTTTAEIIQIKMNTHIELNHVNVVKLFDVADSADNRFTYLVLELCSGTLTDYCEKKYSGPKLPPDELVLYQIANGLHYIHSRDLVHRDIKPENILISMKTPVQMKISDLSFVKKTRQGIFSQSESRGTLRWMAPEILKVNNNKPAELPDGTIKSDTFSSGCVFFYFLTRGKHPFGNKDTFKDNILKGNPIEFVKYKQNLAADDVNGEILAGLIEKMIQFEEKERIGLPEVIKELAAVLYGMDKSKCQLRLVEASLGGKYMIRSHPTELILACANEEKLIFYTAENFAIPFSNWRKKKEVIFQHLNFWSLKSLEWNINGTQLAAGFDDDWKNPTLVVWSYPECKILFQEKFDERIEKINWNPTRPNLFAGWDSLPGQAVLCDSSIGDVITTIDCEDVTAVKWISENRIAFSFFDGKIKIFEMEENNLTTTRPVKKFKHGERCDYLEWNERTQYLASCGDKRINIWSMHHDRPIYSLEIPLQILRGKFAWRLCTGNREEMGGIEMARKSAKNFTFAYAHLFFSTRITR comes from the exons ATGACAGATGCTGAACAACCGAAACCAGCGgaggattttttctttaaggggaaAAGATTGGATTGCAAAAACAAGATTTTCGGTAaaggttttttcttgtttgacgGATATTggaaggaaaatgaaaatgcaggTGCTGAAAAGGAACGCGTGAAATCGAAGACTTCtaatctaaaaaaagaaactgcgataagaagaattaaaaatgaagactGCCTTGATGGGTGGAAAGACGTGGCCGATAAGCTCGTCAAGGGCAACCTGAATCACAATAATATCCTACGAGTTTTCGGTTATGAGGAAGACGTAGCCAATGGATggag GTATTTTGCTCTGGAACCGTACAGTGCCACTTTATACGAATATTGCAATGGCCGGTACAATGGACCGATGCCAAATGAATCGCAAGTTCTTTATCAAATAACCAACGGCGTCAGCTACCTGCATCTCAACGCTATTGTACATGGCGATTTAAATCCATTAAACGTCGTCATTACTGCCCAGTCGCGTCCTGTGCGCAtgaaaatttcagattttggATTGAGCAAATTCAGTTATAGCAAACAGCTGTTGGAAAAAGGAGAAATTTTTAACTCTGGAAGGAAACTCTGTTTGAGAAAGTATTGGACACTGTCAGAGGAAACTGACTCGCTGGAAGGCATCGAAGATGCCACCGAAGATGTCATTGCAGCTGgatgcattttgttttattatctAACCCGTGGCGACCACCTTTTTGGTTATGTTAAGAGAATTAATCCATTAGAAACCCTTTTTGGCTTAAACCTTTTTGGTGATGACTTGATTTTAGAGTCAATCTTGATAAACCTAAAGGAAAAGAATCCAGTCTATTTAAAAA GATTGGGTGAAAATCACTTTGCGTACGAGCCCATCAAAAATATGATAAATCCCCCAGGAAAAGGATTCAATTGGTTGCACATAGCCAATGAGAAATTTAAAGAAGCACTTTCAC TCCAAGTCAACACCAACAAACTACTTCGTAGTGGACCTTTTGGACAAGTGTTCGAGGGGAAATTTAACGGCGATCCCGTTGCAGTCAAACAAATGCCGACGACAACAGCTgaaattattcaaataaaaatgaatacgCACATAGAATTGAATCACGTCAACGTAGTGAAACTCTTTGACGTCGCTGATTCGGCCGACAATAGATTCAC GTATCTGGTTTTGGAATTGTGTTCCGGGACATTGACGGATTATTGCGAAAAGAAATACAGCGGACCGAAATTGCCACCAGACGAATTGGTCCTTTATCAAATCGCCAATGGATTGCATTACATCCACTCGAGAGATTTGGTGCATCGCGATATTAAACCGGAAAACATCCTTATTTCAATGAAGACGCCCGTTCAGATGAAAATCTCTGATTTGTCATTTGTTAAGAAAACACGCCAAGGTATTTTTTCTCAGAGCGAAAGTAGAGGAACTCTTCGGTGGATGGCACCTGAGATACTTAAGGTCAATAATAACAAGCCTGCCGAGCTCCCAGATGGAACAATCAAAAGTGACACGTTTTCATCCggatgtgtttttttctatttcctgaCGCGTGGTAAACATCCATTCGGAAATAAAGACACTTTCAAagacaatattttaaaaggaAATCCGATAGAATTCGTCAAGTACAAGCAAA atttggcGGCAGACGACGTAAACGGAGAAATCCTTGCTGGTTTGATTGAAAAAATGATtcaatttgaagaaaaagaaagaatcggATTGCCTGAGGTCATAAAAGAACTAGCCGCTGTATTGTACGGGATGG acaAAAGCAAATGTCAATTGAGGCTCGTTGAAGCGTCGTTAGGTGGGAAGTACATGATCCGTTCCCACCCTACTGAACTGATTCTTGCATGTGCCAATGAGGAAAAGTTAATATTTTACACTGCCGAAAATTTTGCTATTCCGTTTTCCAAttggagaaagaagaaagaagtcATATTTCAACATCTAAACTTTTGGAGTCTTAAATCGCTTGAGTGGAAT ATTAACGGGACCCAACTAGCTGCTGGATTCGATGACGATTGGAAGAACCCAACTCTCGTCGTATGGAGTTACCCAGAGTGCAAAATCCTCTTTCAAGAGAAATTTGATGAGCGTatcgaaaaaataaattggaatCCAACCAGGCCCAACTTATTTGCTGGATGGGATTCG TTGCCTGGACAAGCTGTCTTATGTGATTCATCCATTGGCGACGTGATCACCACAATTGACTGTGAAGACGTTACGGCTGTGAAGTGGATCTCTGAAAATCGAATcgccttctctttttttgatggaaagatcaaaatttttgaaatggaggaaaacaatttgacaacaACTCGACCcgtgaaaaaattcaaacatggAGAACGTTGTGATTATCTGGAGTGGAATGAAAGGACCCAATATTTGGCCAGTTGTGGTGACAAGCGGATCaat ATTTGGTCTATGCACCACGACAGGCCAATTTATAGCCTGGAGATTCCTCTACAGATCCTCAGGGGAAAATTTGCTTGGCGCTTGTGCACAGGAAATAGGGAAGAAATGGGCGGAATCGAAATGGCAAggaaatcagccaaaaacttCACTTTTGCTTA TGCGCATCTCTTCTTTTCAACGCGAATCACCCGATGA
- the LOC116921395 gene encoding uncharacterized protein LOC116921395 isoform X1 gives MTDAEQPKPAEDFFFKGKRLDCKNKIFGKGFFLFDGYWKENENAGAEKERVKSKTSNLKKETAIRRIKNEDCLDGWKDVADKLVKGNLNHNNILRVFGYEEDVANGWRYFALEPYSATLYEYCNGRYNGPMPNESQVLYQITNGVSYLHLNAIVHGDLNPLNVVITAQSRPVRMKISDFGLSKFSYSKQLLEKGEIFNSGRKLCLRKYWTLSEETDSLEGIEDATEDVIAAGCILFYYLTRGDHLFGYVKRINPLETLFGLNLFGDDLILESILINLKEKNPVYLKRLGENHFAYEPIKNMINPPGKGFNWLHIANEKFKEALSLQVNTNKLLRSGPFGQVFEGKFNGDPVAVKQMPTTTAEIIQIKMNTHIELNHVNVVKLFDVADSADNRFTYLVLELCSGTLTDYCEKKYSGPKLPPDELVLYQIANGLHYIHSRDLVHRDIKPENILISMKTPVQMKISDLSFVKKTRQGIFSQSESRGTLRWMAPEILKVNNNKPAELPDGTIKSDTFSSGCVFFYFLTRGKHPFGNKDTFKDNILKGNPIEFVKYKQNLAADDVNGEILAGLIEKMIQFEEKERIGLPEVIKELAAVLYGMDKSKCQLRLVEASLGGKYMIRSHPTELILACANEEKLIFYTAENFAIPFSNWRKKKEVIFQHLNFWSLKSLEWNINGTQLAAGFDDDWKNPTLVVWSYPECKILFQEKFDERIEKINWNPTRPNLFAGWDSLPGQAVLCDSSIGDVITTIDCEDVTAVKWISENRIAFSFFDGKIKIFEMEENNLTTTRPVKKFKHGERCDYLEWNERTQYLASCGDKRINIWSMHHDRPIYSLEIPLQILRGKFAWRLCTGNREEMGGIEMARKSAKNFTFAYASRGKGVFIWNPLESEQQQRSLSEDTDIQRVAFSSDGQFLVAEGKKKLMIWSAEDWVQIYKVNMDIKNILINISFFTKKSTNLYENRLIVNYKIAGSSLFEFAFEESNISDSASAIPTESDEDVMNLT, from the exons ATGACAGATGCTGAACAACCGAAACCAGCGgaggattttttctttaaggggaaAAGATTGGATTGCAAAAACAAGATTTTCGGTAaaggttttttcttgtttgacgGATATTggaaggaaaatgaaaatgcaggTGCTGAAAAGGAACGCGTGAAATCGAAGACTTCtaatctaaaaaaagaaactgcgataagaagaattaaaaatgaagactGCCTTGATGGGTGGAAAGACGTGGCCGATAAGCTCGTCAAGGGCAACCTGAATCACAATAATATCCTACGAGTTTTCGGTTATGAGGAAGACGTAGCCAATGGATggag GTATTTTGCTCTGGAACCGTACAGTGCCACTTTATACGAATATTGCAATGGCCGGTACAATGGACCGATGCCAAATGAATCGCAAGTTCTTTATCAAATAACCAACGGCGTCAGCTACCTGCATCTCAACGCTATTGTACATGGCGATTTAAATCCATTAAACGTCGTCATTACTGCCCAGTCGCGTCCTGTGCGCAtgaaaatttcagattttggATTGAGCAAATTCAGTTATAGCAAACAGCTGTTGGAAAAAGGAGAAATTTTTAACTCTGGAAGGAAACTCTGTTTGAGAAAGTATTGGACACTGTCAGAGGAAACTGACTCGCTGGAAGGCATCGAAGATGCCACCGAAGATGTCATTGCAGCTGgatgcattttgttttattatctAACCCGTGGCGACCACCTTTTTGGTTATGTTAAGAGAATTAATCCATTAGAAACCCTTTTTGGCTTAAACCTTTTTGGTGATGACTTGATTTTAGAGTCAATCTTGATAAACCTAAAGGAAAAGAATCCAGTCTATTTAAAAA GATTGGGTGAAAATCACTTTGCGTACGAGCCCATCAAAAATATGATAAATCCCCCAGGAAAAGGATTCAATTGGTTGCACATAGCCAATGAGAAATTTAAAGAAGCACTTTCAC TCCAAGTCAACACCAACAAACTACTTCGTAGTGGACCTTTTGGACAAGTGTTCGAGGGGAAATTTAACGGCGATCCCGTTGCAGTCAAACAAATGCCGACGACAACAGCTgaaattattcaaataaaaatgaatacgCACATAGAATTGAATCACGTCAACGTAGTGAAACTCTTTGACGTCGCTGATTCGGCCGACAATAGATTCAC GTATCTGGTTTTGGAATTGTGTTCCGGGACATTGACGGATTATTGCGAAAAGAAATACAGCGGACCGAAATTGCCACCAGACGAATTGGTCCTTTATCAAATCGCCAATGGATTGCATTACATCCACTCGAGAGATTTGGTGCATCGCGATATTAAACCGGAAAACATCCTTATTTCAATGAAGACGCCCGTTCAGATGAAAATCTCTGATTTGTCATTTGTTAAGAAAACACGCCAAGGTATTTTTTCTCAGAGCGAAAGTAGAGGAACTCTTCGGTGGATGGCACCTGAGATACTTAAGGTCAATAATAACAAGCCTGCCGAGCTCCCAGATGGAACAATCAAAAGTGACACGTTTTCATCCggatgtgtttttttctatttcctgaCGCGTGGTAAACATCCATTCGGAAATAAAGACACTTTCAAagacaatattttaaaaggaAATCCGATAGAATTCGTCAAGTACAAGCAAA atttggcGGCAGACGACGTAAACGGAGAAATCCTTGCTGGTTTGATTGAAAAAATGATtcaatttgaagaaaaagaaagaatcggATTGCCTGAGGTCATAAAAGAACTAGCCGCTGTATTGTACGGGATGG acaAAAGCAAATGTCAATTGAGGCTCGTTGAAGCGTCGTTAGGTGGGAAGTACATGATCCGTTCCCACCCTACTGAACTGATTCTTGCATGTGCCAATGAGGAAAAGTTAATATTTTACACTGCCGAAAATTTTGCTATTCCGTTTTCCAAttggagaaagaagaaagaagtcATATTTCAACATCTAAACTTTTGGAGTCTTAAATCGCTTGAGTGGAAT ATTAACGGGACCCAACTAGCTGCTGGATTCGATGACGATTGGAAGAACCCAACTCTCGTCGTATGGAGTTACCCAGAGTGCAAAATCCTCTTTCAAGAGAAATTTGATGAGCGTatcgaaaaaataaattggaatCCAACCAGGCCCAACTTATTTGCTGGATGGGATTCG TTGCCTGGACAAGCTGTCTTATGTGATTCATCCATTGGCGACGTGATCACCACAATTGACTGTGAAGACGTTACGGCTGTGAAGTGGATCTCTGAAAATCGAATcgccttctctttttttgatggaaagatcaaaatttttgaaatggaggaaaacaatttgacaacaACTCGACCcgtgaaaaaattcaaacatggAGAACGTTGTGATTATCTGGAGTGGAATGAAAGGACCCAATATTTGGCCAGTTGTGGTGACAAGCGGATCaat ATTTGGTCTATGCACCACGACAGGCCAATTTATAGCCTGGAGATTCCTCTACAGATCCTCAGGGGAAAATTTGCTTGGCGCTTGTGCACAGGAAATAGGGAAGAAATGGGCGGAATCGAAATGGCAAggaaatcagccaaaaacttCACTTTTGCTTA TGCATCGAGAGGCAAAGGCGTTTTTATTTGGAATCCTCTGGAAAGCGAACAACAGCAGCGAAGTCTTTCCGAAGATACAGACATACAAAGGGTCGCCTTTTCATCGGACGGTCAATTTCTTGTAGCCGAgggcaaaaagaaattaatgatTTGGTCAGCGGAG GACTGGGTACAAATATACAAAGTCAACATGGATATAAAAAATATCCTAATTAATATATCATTTTTTACCAAAAAATCTACAAACCTTTACGAGAATAGACTTATAGTCAATTATAAGATTGCG GGCAGCAGCTTATTTGAATTCGCGTTCGAAGAAAGTAACATTTCTGATTCGGCCAGTGCAATACCAACAGAATCCGATGAGGATGTCATGAACCTTACGTGA